One genomic segment of Mesoterricola silvestris includes these proteins:
- a CDS encoding TonB-dependent receptor: MSRTLRARVSGASIPAFAAALIAMGTAPCLMAQTTTAILRGHVLMGGKAVGGATVTAVDKAKGFTTRAVAKADGTYHLMLDPATYTLTATAPGGGTAVKSVRVQVGQALDLDFNLAPQAAAVVEVTGSLTELRSAEVATNISLEQLEGLPQGNRNFLNYAALAPGIKLSNDELNQSFSSGGQTNQRVNIFIDGASYKSDVLSGGTVGQDSSRGNPFPLGAVQEFRVMTENYKAEYQKASGAVISAVTKSGTNDFHGDLFVYYQNKDLVSNNYFAEKRGQPKPEYSRTQEGFSVGGPILKDKMHFFLSYEGNQQNRDNQVYLGGGNLSGASAALVNQLKSYAGNYASPFRSNLVFGKVDYQLNPAHILEYSFNYRSEHEKRDFGGQTTYENGSDMSNSVLTTSLKDKFTTSSWVNEFMITYQKSEWNPKAINPDLVAKNYYGILITGGHTDQQDFVQKRISLRDDFSYVAVANHSFKFGGNIDFMDYGIKKYQLGNPVFNFDPNLDPTLTIPFQAQYGVGNPDLSATNRQIGWYAQDDWNVTPRLLVNIGLRWDYESDMFNDDYVTPKSVVTALGGMYDSKYFTDGTKRKPYYGAFQPRLGFSYDVKGDGTAVVFGGVGRYYDRESFNNVLDERFRLQYAVRTFTFSKDGSPVNGTPAIKWDPSYMSKDGLNGLIAQGVAPNPEVFLLDNNAKPAHSDQISLGMRTKVGSVNASITFTDVRSFDAITWKWGNRDAQLNYISVPGYSNVLLSDTKKTWYDAMYVVVEKPYTEASGWGAGIHYTLSSAKQTGNDLFSLDFVNADAYGKHPTADDERNRLVMDGMVSLPYGFRLSGLITLSSGLPYTIWDVTNGWGYNQRHFHYNAGRPQKYSFIIPNAWGYRSVDLKLQKDFRIGKSRLGLNVEALNAFNYHNWIYGWDSGYIDGSAGAAAKFGQPVDAMVGRRIQFGATFQF, translated from the coding sequence ATGAGCCGAACCCTCCGAGCCAGGGTCAGCGGAGCCTCTATCCCCGCCTTCGCGGCGGCCCTCATCGCCATGGGCACAGCCCCCTGTCTGATGGCCCAGACCACCACCGCCATCCTGCGCGGCCACGTCCTCATGGGCGGCAAGGCCGTGGGCGGCGCCACCGTCACGGCCGTGGACAAGGCCAAGGGCTTCACCACCCGGGCCGTGGCCAAGGCCGACGGCACCTACCACCTCATGCTGGACCCCGCCACCTACACCCTCACCGCCACCGCCCCGGGCGGCGGCACCGCCGTGAAGTCCGTGCGGGTGCAGGTGGGCCAGGCCCTGGATCTGGACTTCAACCTGGCCCCCCAGGCCGCCGCGGTGGTGGAGGTCACGGGTTCCCTCACCGAGCTCCGTTCCGCCGAAGTGGCCACCAACATCAGCCTCGAGCAGCTCGAGGGCCTTCCCCAGGGCAACCGCAACTTCCTGAACTACGCCGCCCTGGCCCCCGGCATCAAGCTCTCCAACGACGAGTTGAACCAGTCCTTCTCCTCCGGAGGCCAGACCAACCAGCGCGTCAACATCTTCATCGACGGCGCGAGCTACAAGAGCGATGTCCTTTCCGGCGGCACCGTCGGCCAGGACAGCAGCCGCGGGAACCCCTTCCCCCTGGGCGCCGTGCAGGAATTCCGCGTGATGACGGAGAACTACAAGGCCGAGTACCAGAAGGCCTCGGGCGCCGTCATCAGCGCCGTCACCAAGTCCGGCACCAACGACTTCCACGGCGACCTCTTCGTGTACTACCAGAACAAGGACCTGGTCTCGAACAACTACTTCGCCGAGAAGCGCGGCCAGCCCAAGCCCGAGTACTCCCGCACCCAGGAGGGGTTCAGCGTCGGCGGCCCCATCCTCAAGGACAAGATGCACTTCTTCCTGTCCTATGAAGGCAACCAGCAGAACCGCGACAACCAGGTCTACCTGGGCGGCGGCAACCTCAGCGGCGCCTCCGCGGCCCTGGTGAACCAGCTCAAGAGCTACGCCGGGAACTACGCCTCCCCCTTCCGCTCCAACCTGGTGTTCGGCAAGGTGGACTACCAGCTCAACCCCGCCCACATCCTGGAGTACTCCTTCAACTACCGCTCCGAGCACGAGAAGCGGGACTTCGGCGGCCAGACCACGTACGAGAACGGTTCGGACATGTCCAACAGCGTCCTCACCACCAGCCTGAAGGACAAGTTCACCACCTCCAGCTGGGTGAACGAATTCATGATCACCTACCAGAAGTCCGAGTGGAATCCCAAGGCCATCAACCCCGATCTCGTCGCCAAGAACTACTACGGCATCCTGATCACCGGCGGCCACACCGATCAGCAGGACTTCGTCCAGAAGCGCATCTCCCTGCGCGACGACTTCTCCTACGTCGCCGTGGCCAACCACAGCTTCAAGTTCGGCGGCAACATCGACTTCATGGACTACGGGATCAAGAAGTACCAGCTGGGCAACCCCGTCTTCAACTTCGACCCCAATCTCGACCCCACCCTCACGATCCCCTTCCAGGCCCAGTACGGCGTCGGCAACCCCGACCTGAGCGCCACGAACCGCCAGATCGGGTGGTACGCCCAGGACGACTGGAACGTCACCCCCCGCCTCCTGGTCAATATCGGCCTGCGCTGGGACTACGAGTCCGACATGTTCAACGACGACTACGTCACCCCGAAGTCCGTGGTGACGGCCCTGGGCGGGATGTACGACTCCAAGTACTTCACCGACGGCACCAAGCGCAAGCCCTACTACGGCGCCTTCCAGCCGCGCCTGGGCTTCTCCTATGACGTCAAGGGCGACGGCACGGCGGTCGTGTTCGGCGGCGTGGGCCGCTACTACGACCGGGAGTCCTTCAACAACGTGCTCGACGAGCGCTTCCGCCTGCAGTACGCCGTGCGCACCTTCACGTTCTCCAAGGACGGCTCGCCCGTGAACGGCACCCCCGCCATCAAGTGGGATCCCAGCTACATGTCCAAGGACGGCCTGAACGGCCTCATCGCCCAGGGCGTGGCCCCCAATCCCGAGGTCTTCCTCCTGGACAACAACGCCAAGCCCGCCCACTCCGACCAGATCAGCCTGGGCATGCGCACGAAGGTGGGCAGCGTCAACGCCTCGATCACCTTCACGGACGTGCGCAGCTTCGACGCCATCACCTGGAAGTGGGGCAACCGCGACGCGCAGCTGAACTACATCTCCGTCCCCGGCTATTCCAACGTGCTGCTCAGCGACACCAAGAAGACCTGGTACGACGCGATGTACGTGGTCGTGGAGAAGCCCTACACCGAGGCCTCGGGCTGGGGCGCCGGCATCCACTACACCCTCTCCAGCGCCAAGCAGACCGGGAACGATCTCTTCAGCCTGGACTTCGTCAACGCCGACGCCTACGGCAAGCACCCCACGGCCGACGACGAGCGCAACCGCCTGGTCATGGACGGCATGGTGAGCCTGCCCTACGGCTTCCGCCTGAGCGGCCTCATCACCCTCTCCTCCGGCCTGCCCTACACCATCTGGGACGTGACCAACGGGTGGGGCTACAACCAGCGCCACTTCCACTACAACGCCGGCCGGCCCCAGAAGTACAGCTTCATCATCCCCAACGCCTGGGGCTACCGCTCGGTGGACCTGAAGCTCCAGAAGGACTTCCGCATCGGCAAGAGCAGGCTGGGCCTGAACGTGGAAGCCCTCAACGCCTTCAACTACCACAACTGGATCTACGGATGGGATTCGGGCTACATTGACGGGTCCGCCGGCGCGGCCGCGAAGTTCGGCCAGCCCGTGGACGCCATGGTGGGCCGCCGCATCCAGTTCGGCGCCACGTTCCAGTTCTGA
- a CDS encoding LacI family DNA-binding transcriptional regulator: MTQRPQEGAAPPDDRAEVTIHDVARMANVSIATVSRVLNGTNPVKGATSDRVQEAIEALGYIPHSGARSLIKKETRTIGALLPDMFGEFFSEVIRGLDQVARNRHYSLLVTCTHGDMESAEAMLRTMHGKVDGLVILSSEMEVHAGMARLLKRTPAVFLSQVAGGLEERFDSISVDNHGGALSMVRYLIGLGHSRIAFIRGPENNTDAQQRLRGYRDAMAGFPGTQGRGLEAQGDFGEASGYRAACRLLKTSPRPTAIFAANDDMAIGALAALKDQGLRVPEDISLAGFDDVPIVRYLTPALTSIRAPISDLGARAAERLLTVIEAGGAVQPRQQTLEVLLVPRGSTCPPLPGNGGP; the protein is encoded by the coding sequence ATGACGCAGCGCCCCCAGGAAGGTGCCGCCCCCCCGGATGACCGGGCGGAGGTGACCATCCATGACGTGGCCCGCATGGCGAACGTTTCCATCGCCACCGTGTCCCGGGTGCTCAACGGCACCAACCCGGTGAAGGGCGCCACCAGCGACCGGGTCCAGGAGGCCATCGAGGCCCTGGGCTACATCCCCCACAGCGGGGCCCGGAGCCTGATCAAGAAGGAGACCCGCACCATCGGCGCCCTGCTCCCGGACATGTTCGGCGAGTTCTTCTCGGAGGTGATCCGGGGCCTGGACCAGGTGGCGCGCAACCGCCACTACAGCCTCCTGGTGACCTGCACCCACGGGGACATGGAATCCGCCGAGGCGATGCTCAGGACCATGCACGGCAAGGTGGACGGACTGGTGATCCTCTCCTCGGAGATGGAAGTGCATGCCGGCATGGCCCGCCTCCTGAAGCGCACCCCGGCGGTCTTCCTCAGCCAGGTGGCGGGGGGCCTGGAGGAGCGCTTCGATTCCATCAGCGTGGACAACCACGGCGGGGCGCTGTCCATGGTGCGCTACCTCATCGGGCTGGGCCATTCGCGCATCGCCTTCATCCGCGGCCCCGAGAACAACACCGACGCCCAGCAGCGACTGAGGGGCTACCGGGACGCCATGGCCGGCTTTCCCGGAACCCAGGGCCGCGGCCTGGAGGCCCAGGGGGATTTCGGGGAGGCCTCAGGCTACCGCGCCGCGTGCCGGCTCCTCAAGACCTCGCCCCGGCCCACCGCCATCTTCGCGGCCAACGACGACATGGCCATCGGGGCCCTGGCCGCCCTGAAGGACCAGGGCCTCCGGGTCCCCGAGGACATCTCCCTGGCGGGCTTCGACGACGTGCCCATCGTGCGGTACCTGACCCCCGCCCTCACCTCCATCCGCGCGCCCATCTCCGACCTGGGCGCCAGGGCCGCCGAGAGGCTGCTGACGGTCATCGAAGCCGGGGGCGCCGTCCAGCCCCGGCAGCAGACCCTCGAAGTGCTCCTGGTGCCCCGCGGCTCCACCTGCCCGCCCCTTCCCGGGAACGGGGGCCCATGA
- a CDS encoding MFS transporter has product MASHPHHTTLAADRVPVRQKIAYGLGAIVTIVAVNSVVQLTSLVYVVGLGISAIWIGYAQAIPRLWDALVDPILGNLSDNSRSRFGRRIPFLVVGGILLGVAFTLLWTVPRDWSRPAMFAYFIATSLFFYTVVPIYSIPHGALGLEMTEDYHEKTSIFAYASFIGNVGAFFLPWVYYLANRPVFHGDTVAGIKWVCLGMSFFLTGSALVCALVCKEGKLHQARKQEHIPILKGFRATYRNGAFLKLVAAFTLLIVGFQVVMGFSNFTTIFYLYGGDKDAASSLMAQNGTLWAAVGIAGVFPMLWLSRHLGKKGTVILSFAVIAGGNLLKLVCYNRAWPRLTFIPTICLSLGMVFCFSLVNSMISDICDEEEARVGTRQEGVYFAVYNWWWKVGVSIASVVGGYLLRWTGFLEGMGTQTASTMFWVRFWEIGLPTALCVAGILLLAAYPLTEESAYATKALLAERKEADSGVSATPR; this is encoded by the coding sequence ATGGCCAGCCACCCCCACCACACGACCCTCGCCGCGGACCGGGTTCCCGTCCGGCAGAAGATCGCCTACGGGCTGGGGGCGATCGTCACCATCGTGGCCGTGAATTCCGTGGTGCAGCTCACGAGCCTCGTGTACGTCGTGGGGCTGGGCATCAGCGCCATCTGGATCGGGTACGCCCAGGCCATTCCGCGCCTGTGGGACGCGCTGGTGGACCCCATCCTGGGCAACCTTTCGGACAACAGCCGCTCCCGCTTCGGCCGGCGCATCCCCTTCCTGGTGGTCGGCGGCATCCTCCTGGGCGTGGCCTTCACGCTCCTGTGGACGGTGCCCAGGGACTGGAGCCGGCCGGCGATGTTCGCGTACTTCATCGCAACGTCGCTGTTCTTCTACACCGTCGTGCCCATCTATTCCATCCCCCACGGGGCGCTGGGCCTGGAGATGACCGAGGACTACCACGAGAAGACCAGCATCTTCGCCTACGCCAGTTTCATCGGCAACGTGGGGGCCTTCTTCCTGCCCTGGGTGTACTACCTGGCCAACCGGCCCGTGTTCCACGGGGACACGGTGGCGGGCATCAAGTGGGTGTGCCTGGGCATGAGCTTCTTCCTCACCGGCTCCGCCCTGGTGTGCGCCCTCGTGTGCAAGGAGGGCAAGCTCCACCAGGCCCGCAAGCAGGAGCACATCCCCATCCTCAAGGGCTTCCGGGCCACCTACCGCAACGGCGCCTTCCTGAAGCTGGTGGCGGCCTTCACGCTGCTGATCGTGGGGTTCCAGGTGGTGATGGGCTTCAGCAACTTCACGACGATCTTCTACCTCTACGGGGGCGACAAGGACGCCGCCAGCAGCCTCATGGCCCAGAACGGCACCCTCTGGGCCGCGGTGGGCATCGCCGGCGTGTTCCCCATGCTCTGGCTCTCCAGGCACCTGGGGAAGAAGGGCACCGTGATCCTCAGCTTCGCGGTCATCGCCGGCGGCAACCTGCTCAAGCTGGTGTGCTACAACCGCGCCTGGCCCAGGCTCACGTTCATCCCCACCATCTGCCTCTCCCTGGGGATGGTGTTCTGCTTCTCCCTGGTGAACTCCATGATCTCGGACATCTGCGACGAGGAGGAGGCGCGGGTGGGCACCCGCCAGGAAGGCGTCTATTTCGCCGTCTACAACTGGTGGTGGAAGGTGGGCGTCTCCATCGCCTCGGTGGTGGGAGGCTACCTGCTGCGGTGGACGGGCTTCCTGGAGGGCATGGGCACCCAGACGGCTTCCACGATGTTCTGGGTCCGGTTCTGGGAGATCGGCCTGCCCACGGCGCTGTGCGTGGCGGGCATCCTCCTGCTCGCGGCCTACCCGCTGACGGAGGAGTCGGCTTATGCGACGAAGGCCCTGCTGGCGGAGCGCAAAGAAGCGGACTCGGGTGTGTCGGCAACCCCTAGGTAA
- a CDS encoding SDR family NAD(P)-dependent oxidoreductase yields the protein MLLQGRTILVTGGGRGIGAATARRLASHGAAVAVSYATNEAAAKGVVEAIAAAGGRAAAFRADARDPGQVETLFREVEAALGPVDTLVLNANMSFPVAPFTAMPWEGFQQKLVGELASAFHACKAAVPGMIARGKGCIIAVSSGLSRQPGEGFSAHTTAKSGLDALMKSLALELGPHGIRVNVVAPGLTETDATAHFPEAAKAAAGSRLPLRRIGQPDDVAGIIALVASDEAGYLTGQYLSAGGGGMML from the coding sequence ATGCTTCTCCAGGGCCGTACCATCCTCGTCACCGGCGGAGGCCGGGGCATCGGCGCCGCCACCGCGCGCCGCCTGGCCAGCCACGGCGCGGCCGTGGCGGTGAGCTACGCCACCAACGAGGCCGCCGCCAAGGGCGTCGTGGAGGCCATCGCCGCCGCGGGCGGCAGGGCCGCGGCCTTCAGGGCGGACGCCCGGGATCCGGGCCAGGTGGAGACCCTGTTCCGGGAGGTGGAGGCCGCCCTGGGCCCCGTGGACACCCTGGTGCTCAACGCCAACATGAGCTTTCCCGTGGCCCCCTTCACCGCCATGCCCTGGGAGGGCTTCCAGCAGAAGCTCGTGGGCGAGCTGGCCTCGGCCTTCCACGCCTGCAAGGCCGCGGTGCCGGGCATGATCGCCCGGGGCAAGGGGTGCATCATCGCCGTGAGCAGCGGCCTCTCCCGCCAGCCCGGGGAGGGCTTCTCCGCCCACACCACCGCCAAGTCGGGCCTGGACGCCCTCATGAAGTCCCTGGCCCTGGAGCTGGGCCCCCACGGCATCCGCGTGAACGTCGTGGCCCCCGGCCTCACCGAGACCGACGCCACCGCCCACTTCCCCGAGGCGGCCAAGGCCGCCGCCGGGAGCCGCCTGCCGCTGCGCCGCATCGGGCAGCCCGATGACGTGGCGGGGATCATCGCCCTGGTGGCGTCGGACGAGGCGGGCTATCTCACGGGTCAGTACCTCTCGGCGGGCGGCGGCGGGATGATGCTCTAG
- a CDS encoding organic hydroperoxide resistance protein, producing the protein MNPLYEIKASANGGRAGRVTSEDGVLDFQLALPKGLGGPGGAQPNPEMLFAAGYAACFQSALGFVAGGAKVRLGTQRVDATVGIGPKDGGGFQLAVKLEVYLPDLPRDQAQAFMEQAHQVCPYSNAVRGNVPVELVLL; encoded by the coding sequence ATGAACCCTCTCTACGAAATCAAGGCCTCGGCCAACGGCGGGCGCGCCGGGCGCGTCACCAGCGAAGACGGCGTGCTGGACTTCCAGCTGGCGCTCCCCAAGGGGCTGGGCGGGCCCGGGGGCGCCCAGCCCAATCCCGAGATGCTCTTCGCGGCGGGGTACGCCGCGTGCTTCCAGAGCGCCCTGGGCTTCGTGGCCGGGGGCGCCAAGGTGCGGCTGGGCACCCAGCGCGTGGACGCGACGGTGGGCATCGGACCCAAGGACGGCGGGGGCTTCCAGCTCGCGGTGAAGCTCGAGGTGTACCTCCCCGACCTGCCCCGGGACCAGGCCCAGGCCTTCATGGAACAGGCCCATCAGGTGTGCCCCTACTCCAACGCCGTGCGCGGCAACGTGCCGGTGGAGCTGGTGCTCCTGTGA
- a CDS encoding MarR family winged helix-turn-helix transcriptional regulator, with the protein MSGAGADLLRLDRQLCFPLYAASRLVTRLYQPLLEPLGLTYPQYIILMILWEDAPCPVSHLGDRALLNTNTLTPLLKRLEQAGFITRTRSRKDERVVRVDLTPRGAALKGACACVPETLAGALGIPEGALADLKSKLDALVGHLRRLEQPSC; encoded by the coding sequence GTGAGCGGCGCCGGCGCGGACCTCCTGCGCCTGGACCGCCAGCTCTGCTTTCCCCTCTACGCGGCCTCGCGGCTCGTGACGCGGCTCTACCAGCCGCTTCTCGAGCCGCTGGGGCTCACGTACCCGCAGTACATCATCCTGATGATCCTGTGGGAGGACGCTCCGTGCCCCGTTTCGCACCTGGGCGACCGGGCCCTGCTCAACACCAACACCCTGACTCCGCTCCTCAAGCGCCTGGAGCAAGCCGGATTCATCACCCGGACCCGGAGCCGGAAGGACGAGCGGGTGGTGCGGGTGGACCTCACGCCCCGGGGCGCCGCCCTCAAGGGGGCGTGCGCCTGCGTCCCCGAGACCCTCGCCGGGGCCCTGGGCATCCCCGAAGGGGCCCTCGCCGACCTCAAATCGAAGCTGGACGCCCTGGTGGGCCACCTCAGGAGGCTGGAACAGCCGTCATGTTAG
- the bioB gene encoding biotin synthase BioB — MTTPAEIRAIHDLPIPELLFRAAAAHRAHWDPEEIQFCTLDSIKTGACPEDCAYCPQSARYDTGLKVEPMKELDAVLEGARAARDQGSTRYCMGASWREVRDDAGFEAVLAMVRGVADLGMEVCVTLGMLDATQARRLKEAGCKVYNHNIDSSKDFYETIVSTRKFDQRLRTIDAVRQAGLEVCCGGIVGMGETIDHRVHFLHELTQLDPPPESIPINHLVPVAGTPLADLPPVPPLEFIRMIATARILFPASRIRLSAGRTAMSDEMQALAFLAGANSLFTGDKLLTTPNPGENHDRRLLAALGMRVEGARV; from the coding sequence ATGACGACGCCCGCCGAGATCCGCGCCATCCACGATCTGCCCATTCCCGAGCTGCTCTTCCGGGCCGCCGCGGCGCACCGGGCCCACTGGGACCCCGAGGAGATCCAGTTCTGCACCCTGGATTCCATCAAGACGGGGGCCTGCCCCGAGGACTGCGCCTACTGCCCCCAGAGCGCGCGGTACGACACCGGGCTCAAGGTGGAGCCCATGAAGGAGCTGGACGCGGTCCTGGAAGGGGCCCGGGCCGCCCGGGACCAGGGCTCCACCCGCTACTGCATGGGCGCCTCCTGGCGCGAGGTGCGGGACGACGCGGGGTTCGAGGCCGTGCTGGCCATGGTGCGGGGCGTCGCGGACCTGGGGATGGAGGTGTGCGTGACCCTGGGCATGCTGGACGCCACCCAGGCCCGGCGCCTCAAGGAGGCCGGCTGCAAGGTCTACAACCACAACATCGACAGCAGCAAGGATTTCTACGAAACCATCGTCAGCACCCGGAAGTTCGACCAGCGCCTGCGGACCATCGACGCGGTGCGCCAGGCGGGGCTGGAGGTGTGCTGCGGCGGCATCGTGGGCATGGGCGAGACCATCGATCACCGGGTGCATTTCCTCCACGAGCTGACCCAGCTGGATCCGCCCCCGGAGAGCATCCCCATCAACCACCTGGTGCCCGTGGCGGGCACCCCCCTGGCCGATCTGCCCCCGGTGCCGCCCCTGGAGTTCATCCGCATGATCGCCACGGCCCGGATCCTCTTCCCGGCCAGCCGGATCCGCCTCAGCGCGGGGCGCACCGCCATGAGCGACGAGATGCAGGCCCTGGCCTTCCTGGCGGGGGCCAATTCCCTCTTCACGGGCGATAAGCTCCTCACCACCCCCAACCCCGGCGAGAACCACGACCGGCGCCTGCTGGCAGCCCTGGGCATGCGCGTGGAAGGCGCCCGGGTCTAG
- a CDS encoding aminotransferase class I/II-fold pyridoxal phosphate-dependent enzyme: MDAYRDSLVRALDELGRASRRRALAPVTPLEGMAVERGGRRLVNFSSNDYLGLARDPRLARAAAEGAGAGASRLVCGTLPVHERLEAALASLKGTQAALVMGSGFQTNAAVLAALLDPRAAGDAPRVFIDRLAHASMYEGLRLAGIRAQRFRHNDVAHLRELLERGGGTFRMILTESVFSMDGDRADLPALADLAAAHGAFLYVDEAHATGVLGPGGAGLCAEAAVKGRVDLVMGTFGKALGGYGAFVACDGVLVDWLVNTCRGFIFSTALPPFSAAAALAALGLLEHLDGARERLHRHSAQVREALRGLGLDTLGSDTQIIPAVLGSDAETLAGSRFLEERGVLAVGIRPPTVPPGTGRLRLALSAAHTEEDIGLLIGALQGLGRAGA, translated from the coding sequence GTGGACGCCTACCGCGATTCCCTGGTCCGGGCCCTGGACGAGCTGGGCCGCGCCTCCCGGCGCCGCGCGCTGGCGCCCGTCACGCCCCTGGAGGGCATGGCCGTGGAGCGCGGCGGCCGGCGCCTGGTGAACTTCTCCAGCAACGACTATCTGGGCCTGGCCCGGGATCCGCGCCTGGCCCGGGCCGCCGCGGAGGGGGCGGGGGCCGGCGCCTCGCGCCTGGTGTGCGGCACCCTGCCGGTGCACGAAAGGCTGGAGGCGGCGCTTGCGTCCCTGAAGGGAACCCAGGCGGCCCTGGTCATGGGCTCCGGCTTCCAGACCAACGCCGCGGTGCTGGCGGCGCTGCTGGATCCGCGGGCCGCGGGGGACGCGCCCCGGGTGTTCATCGACCGCCTGGCCCACGCGTCCATGTACGAAGGCCTGCGCCTGGCCGGGATCCGCGCCCAGCGCTTCCGCCACAACGACGTGGCGCACCTGCGGGAGCTGCTGGAGCGGGGCGGGGGCACCTTCCGCATGATCCTCACGGAGAGCGTTTTCAGCATGGACGGGGACAGGGCGGATCTGCCGGCCCTGGCGGACCTGGCCGCCGCGCACGGGGCCTTCCTCTACGTGGACGAGGCCCACGCCACGGGGGTGCTGGGCCCCGGCGGCGCGGGGCTCTGCGCCGAGGCGGCGGTGAAGGGGCGCGTGGACCTGGTGATGGGCACCTTCGGAAAGGCCCTGGGCGGCTACGGGGCCTTCGTGGCCTGCGACGGCGTCCTGGTGGACTGGCTCGTGAACACCTGCCGGGGCTTCATCTTCAGCACCGCCCTGCCGCCCTTCTCCGCGGCGGCGGCCCTGGCGGCCCTGGGCCTCCTGGAGCACCTGGACGGGGCCCGGGAGCGGCTCCACCGGCATTCCGCCCAGGTGCGGGAGGCCCTGCGCGGGCTGGGCCTCGACACCCTGGGTTCGGACACCCAGATCATCCCCGCCGTCCTGGGCTCGGACGCGGAAACCCTGGCCGGGTCGCGGTTCCTGGAGGAGCGGGGCGTGCTCGCGGTGGGAATCCGGCCCCCCACCGTGCCCCCCGGCACCGGGCGGCTGCGCCTGGCCCTGAGCGCGGCCCACACGGAGGAGGACATCGGCCTGCTCATCGGCGCCCTGCAAGGGCTGGGGAGGGCCGGCGCGTGA
- a CDS encoding alpha/beta hydrolase family protein: MKRILLVHGWGFGPSLWEPLREALPGPRWFTLDLGYFGPARLELPPALDLVVGHSFGCLWALREPALDGVPLVAVNGFARFSAAADYPEGTPVRVLDRMLDRLQADPGGVLRAFHARLGTEPPPGEPDVARLRADLLRMRDEDARGLRQPVLALGAADDPLVPMAFGGRPWPTGGHVLPLTRPGDLARALPA, from the coding sequence GTGAAGCGGATCCTCCTGGTGCACGGCTGGGGCTTCGGCCCGTCCCTGTGGGAGCCCCTGCGGGAGGCCCTGCCCGGGCCCCGGTGGTTCACCCTGGACCTGGGGTACTTCGGCCCGGCCCGGCTGGAGCTGCCCCCGGCCCTGGACCTGGTGGTGGGCCATTCCTTCGGGTGCCTCTGGGCCCTGCGGGAGCCCGCCCTGGACGGGGTGCCGCTGGTGGCGGTGAACGGATTCGCGCGGTTTTCCGCCGCGGCGGACTATCCGGAGGGCACGCCGGTGCGGGTCCTGGACCGCATGCTGGACCGCCTCCAGGCGGACCCCGGGGGCGTGCTGCGGGCCTTCCACGCCCGCCTCGGCACGGAGCCGCCCCCCGGCGAACCCGATGTGGCGCGGCTCCGGGCCGATCTCCTGCGCATGCGCGACGAGGACGCCCGCGGGCTCCGGCAACCGGTGCTCGCCCTGGGCGCCGCCGACGACCCCCTGGTGCCCATGGCCTTCGGGGGCCGCCCGTGGCCCACCGGCGGGCACGTGCTGCCCCTGACGCGGCCCGGGGATCTGGCCAGGGCCCTCCCGGCATGA
- a CDS encoding methyltransferase, whose translation MSAWKDTILRRFDAAAGTYDGQAGPQLRVAGDLAAGILALPPGPAPEVLEIGCGTGFLTAALAPALPGCRWLATDLAPAMVAACARRVPSVEARVLDGEAPDLGGRRFDLIVSSLAVQWFGDLGAGLARLHGLLKPGGVLAVTTLGAGTFPEWRGRCRAAGVEPGTPAYPSPEALAALLPGSAVQRRSYPMRCGNLHGFLDHLKLTGARTAAPGHAALSPAALGRLLRAGGGEFLATYDVLTVIWRAP comes from the coding sequence ATGAGCGCCTGGAAGGACACCATCCTCCGGCGCTTCGACGCCGCGGCCGGCACCTACGATGGCCAGGCGGGGCCCCAGCTGCGGGTGGCGGGGGACCTCGCGGCGGGCATCCTGGCCCTGCCCCCGGGGCCGGCCCCGGAGGTGCTGGAGATCGGCTGCGGCACCGGCTTCCTCACCGCCGCCCTGGCCCCGGCCCTGCCCGGGTGCCGGTGGCTGGCCACGGACCTGGCCCCGGCCATGGTGGCGGCCTGCGCCCGGCGCGTGCCCAGCGTGGAGGCGCGGGTCTTGGACGGGGAGGCTCCGGACCTGGGGGGACGGCGCTTCGACCTGATCGTTTCGAGCCTGGCGGTGCAGTGGTTCGGGGACCTGGGGGCCGGCCTCGCCCGGCTCCATGGCCTGCTGAAACCCGGCGGCGTCCTGGCGGTGACCACCCTGGGGGCCGGCACCTTCCCCGAGTGGCGGGGCCGGTGCCGGGCCGCGGGGGTGGAGCCGGGCACCCCGGCCTATCCCAGCCCGGAGGCCCTGGCCGCGCTCCTTCCCGGCAGCGCCGTCCAGCGCCGGTCCTACCCCATGCGCTGCGGGAACCTCCACGGCTTCCTGGATCACCTGAAGCTCACCGGGGCCCGCACCGCCGCGCCGGGCCACGCGGCGCTCTCCCCGGCGGCCCTGGGCCGCCTCCTGCGCGCCGGGGGCGGCGAGTTCCTGGCCACCTACGATGTGCTGACCGTGATCTGGAGGGCCCCATGA